Within Actinosynnema pretiosum, the genomic segment GTCCGTGGACACCAGCCGCGAGCTGTTCCTGCTGGAGCGCAACGCGCTGGCCGCGCTGTACAAGAACCTGTCGGACGACGTGCTCGCCAAGGTGCTGCCCGCCGCGCTCGCGCTGGTGGTGCGCAGGGCGACCGCGCGCGGCGACATCGACCCGACCCAGCTGGAGATCACCCGCCGCCCCGCCGACCCGGCGGACGACGCGGCGCCCGTGCCGATCGCGCGGCAGGCGCTGGCCGGGTTCCTGGCGATCGACCAGTTCGTGGAGCTGCTGCCCTCGCTGGCCGAGTCGCGCAAGGCCGAGCAGGCCGCGCGCAGGCGCACCGACGCCGACCTGCTGCCGCTGATGCGCAAGGCCATGGAGCCCGCCTACCCGCTGCCGCGCTACCTGGCCGCGCACGAGGTCCTGGTCGACGTGTTCGGCCTGGAGGGCGTGTTCGGCCGCCCCCGCCGGGTGCTGGTGCTCACCGGCGACGCAATCTCGCCGAAGATGGCCGGTCCGGCGATCCGGGCGTGGAACATGGCCGACGTGCTGGTGGCCGAGCACGACGTGCGGCTGGTGACGGTGAACCCGCTGTGCGCGCCGCCCGACGCGCCGTTCCCGGTGCTGCGGGCGCGGCAGAAGGAGCTGGGCGAGCACGTCGACTGGGCCGACGTCGTGGTGCTGCAGGGCCACGCGCTGGAGTACCTGCCGCAGGTGAAGGAGCGCTCCTCCACCAAGGTCGTCGTGTGCGACATGTACGACCCGATGCACCTGGAGCTGCTGGAGCAGGGCAAGGACGGCACCGACGAGCAGCGCGCGCTGGACCTCGTGGGCGTCACGCGGGTGCTCAACACCCAGTTGGCGCGCGGTGACTTCTTCCTGTGCGCCTCCGAGCGGCAGCGGCACTTCTGGCTGGGTCACCTGGCCGCGCTGGGCAGGCTGACGCCGTCGCTGTACGACACCGACCCGACCGTGCGCTCGCTGCTGGCCGTGGCCCCGTTCGGGCTGTCCGCGAAGCCGCCGACGCGCACCGGTCCCGGACTGCGCGACGCGCTGGGCATCGGCGCCGACGACAAGGTCGTGCTGTGGGCCGGTGGCGTCTACAGCTGGTTCGACCCGCTCACGCTGGTGAGCGCGGTGGACGAGCTGCGCGAGCGGCGGCCGGACGCGCGGCTGGTGTTCCTGGGGATGAAGCACCCCAACCCCGAGGTGCCCGACATGGACGTCGCCGGGCAGACGCGGGCGCTCGCCGGTCGGCTGGGGCTGACCAACAAGCACGTGTTCTTCAACGAGAGCTGGGTCGCCTACCAGGACCG encodes:
- a CDS encoding glycosyltransferase, with product MTVVVVNYRGAEDTTTCLRALFTDVDYPPDLLQVVCVDNASGDGSAELIRTSVPRAEVVEAPENLGFAGGCNLGARRAKGSVLAFLNNDARPDAGWLREAVRVLREDPAVGAVASKVLDWDGKVVDFVDAGLTWFGMGYKRHAGEVDDGSHDAPRDVLFATGSAMVVRTELFAELRGFDERFFMFYEDVDLGWRLNLRGWRVRYEPKSLTFHKHHASMKSVDTSRELFLLERNALAALYKNLSDDVLAKVLPAALALVVRRATARGDIDPTQLEITRRPADPADDAAPVPIARQALAGFLAIDQFVELLPSLAESRKAEQAARRRTDADLLPLMRKAMEPAYPLPRYLAAHEVLVDVFGLEGVFGRPRRVLVLTGDAISPKMAGPAIRAWNMADVLVAEHDVRLVTVNPLCAPPDAPFPVLRARQKELGEHVDWADVVVLQGHALEYLPQVKERSSTKVVVCDMYDPMHLELLEQGKDGTDEQRALDLVGVTRVLNTQLARGDFFLCASERQRHFWLGHLAALGRLTPSLYDTDPTVRSLLAVAPFGLSAKPPTRTGPGLRDALGIGADDKVVLWAGGVYSWFDPLTLVSAVDELRERRPDARLVFLGMKHPNPEVPDMDVAGQTRALAGRLGLTNKHVFFNESWVAYQDRQNWLLDADCGVTTHYEHVETTFAFRTRVLDYLWAGLPIVTTDGDSFADLVEREGLGVVVPSEDPMALAAALEKAMYDEEFAAACAERIAVVRERFTWEVALAPLVEFCRNPRPSADRLPGSSPMVRNKPLGTREKVERDIKLVREYLDAGGPSELAKRATGRVLKKLRGRG